The stretch of DNA ACAGtatcaaagagaaaaacaaaaagaggATAGAAatgtgtttaattttattaataaaacattaggAGATAGAcgtaagttaataaataaaaacatgacaattaaatttaaataatatgataccATAATGGTATAtccatttaatataattttttagtatatatattatttaagtattgttattaatatcttttgcaGCTAAAGATGAAAATGCGGCTAGTAGTTCACAAAGTAAAGATAAACTCAAGACAGAATCAAATAGGAATCTAAATGTAGCCAGTTTTCAAATTGCAGAAACTATAAGTCGTTTAGAGAAGGAATCGTCAAAACTAAAAGAATCATTGGCAAGGCACACTAAGGGTAGTGcactttacaataatattatgatgAAATATGATGAGAAACAAAAGGAGCTTACTAATTTAAGAGCTTCCGAAAAAAGTATTGTCGCCGAACAAAatcaaagaaagaataaagcTAAATTAActgtattttgatatttagaTGATAGCAGGGATCACATATTATACCTTGAACATGTCTGTATATAAAGCTAATCtaaatacaatgttttattaatatttttccaccGTATCATTATTGACATGTCAAGTTTattagaagaatatattttggTTCAAATTTCGCGCTAAAACAAACTGGATTGTGTTCAAGAATTCTATTCGTGGGCGATAGAATAGcatttaaccaatcagaacaAGGATTACTACTTTTGCTCTGTTGATTTAAATTTCCAGAGCTTAAATTTTTGAGCTGATAAACTGACGTAATAATACGAGAAAAATCTTGATTAAAAgtgaaatagaaaaagaaaattacagaGTAAGCTTTCAGttccaatttttaaaaattaaatttctgaacagttatttttttagtcgCTATAGCCAACCTTGATTATCTTAACCtcaacattttgaaaattgatttgACGACGCATAATCACTCACAGCATAATTACACACAAAAAGAAGGTAAACATCGATAATAATGTCAGAAGAAATGTTGTCAAAAGGCTTGAGACCTGACTTGAGCTTTGAAGGAGATGAAAAAGATCCCACAAAGTTGTCGCAATTATTTGACAATGCTTTCGAGCTGTTCAACAGTATTAATAAAACGCAGGAACCGACAAATAGTCCAAAAGTACaggtaattataatgattttaaaacttCTTGCAATAATGAAATAACAATCGCTCTGAACAATATActtaaatgtatatgtttttatattttatattttttaattaaagtaaattatgtaaaattttttcataataaaaaccataacattttcttttctttgctGGTTGTCATAGTCAGACGTAAAACAGACAATGCGTATGTTTGAAGATGCCACAAGACTAGTTTCTATAGTGGATATGTTCAGTGACAATGAGACTTTCGAGGAGGTAGCTACAGAGAATATCAAGTATTTCTTACTACCAGCTCTGTTGGGCAAACTCACCACCAAAATATGTAACAGCGACGACAGACTGCATCTTGTTAAAGTATCAGAGATCTATTTTGTGGACTTTTTGAAACGGCTGAAGACGTATGGTCTGACAGATGTCGAAATACCAAAGATTAAtgatgaaaagaaagaagcaggagataaacaaaataaattgaagaaCGACTCTTCTAAAATGTTAGAGGACATGGTTAGTTTCTATTATTGCGCAATTGTTGCAATtgttacatatacaatatataattattctaatataattttattaattttaggtAAGTCGTAGAAATgcaaaattacaaagatataagcAAGAGAAAGATCTGGAATCTCGTTTGGAGactttaaagaaaaacttgGACAATGTAAATGTCGACGatgagataaaaagagaatattttgttaCTCTTCTACAACTCTATGCTGTTCAAATAGTAGAAGAACTGAATTTCTtagaaacagaaaaaacaattttagaaaACATGATGGAAATGGGACCAATGCATACAATGGCTTCTAAATCACACACGACTCAAAAACGAAAACCAGCTCCAAAATTACAACCAATCATCATTACGCGTGATGAAATTCAGAAGAAGGTATTTGGGGCAGGTTATCCAAGTTTACCAGTCTTAACAGTTGACGAGTTTTATGAACAAAGGGTCAAAGATGGAGAGTAAGcaaatattatgattaataaatatttaaaaaaaaattttttttgtataaatttggTAAAAGGGTAAACGATAACATATGCTTTTCTAATGTCATTCTAGTTGGCCTGATCCGTCGcagcgtaataaaataaattctcgaTGTCTGCAAGACATGGCGAAGAAAGATACAAGCGCCAGCGACGAGGACAGCGAAGCCATCTtgaaggaagagaaagaagagagagacgaTACTGAGTATCTCGAACAAGCACGAGCGATGGATGAATATAAAGACACGCATCGTCGCGGATGGGGTAATCGTGCTAACAGAAGTTAAACAGGATACgtttaagattgttaaatattcTGTGTCTCGGTATGTTTTTTACGTTTTCTGTAACCTTGTATCAAATCATGTttgatttattcaaaattgtaggtttaataagattttttagcTAACAATACTTATTCTGTTTTCTGAATAGGAAGGGAATGTTaacttaaaaaacaaaaatagtgtaagcatatacatgtgtatatttatatcttattagtAAATCTAAGTAAACctacatttgtaataaattgaacaagaatttaataatctcCGCGGAAtcgattaaaagataattttcaacaatataaaaaatatctagttTTGCgcaaagtatatgtatattccgCTTCgtgtacatattattatatacattatatgtaagatCTTGTTGAGTGTGTAAACGGAGAAACGAGTCCTTTCTCAGTTCGACGTTATGCTACTGCTGCAAACTCGTCGGAAGACGGGGGAATAAAATCgttaagtaatttattatatgtgaatacaatataaatctaaGGGAGAGGTTCTTCATGCACAGCCACGTCCTACATTCCTCGAGTGTTCGGAAAATTGCGTCGCGGCGGCTTGATCGCCTCGAGAATCTCGCGTCTCGATTTCGACGTTAATGATTCATGAAGTTGCTGTAATATATGCGCGCGCGTGTTCACCGTCGCAGTTAAGCATCTGTGAATGGCTATCCCGATATAAGCGCGTGTCTCACCACAAGGCTATCACCTTGCCATGTGTGCGTCTTCGTAAACACGAAGAAGTCTCTTACTTTGTGTTCATGCTCAcaatgtgtgtgcgtgcaaATTGGTGAGATTGACAGTACCGTAAGCTGATATGCAGCAAACGATATTGGTGCTCGATCAGGAATGCTCAGGTAAAATCAATAAAGGCGtacgtattttttacatgattATTAGCGAGGTTTTTTTCTGCGTAATTATAGTGTTTGTCGATTGTTTTTGCATTAACGAGTGACTGATCGAGTTGCATTCCTCGcgcatattttttctcttatccaTATTCAGATTGAATATGTATCACATTTTGTTCAGTTTTTTTATGATGTTTACTGTAGCACTTATTCCATCTTTGATTcgcggaataaaaaaaatgtaatgcaaATATGGTAAGACGAAATAACGATAGATGTAATAGATaaagttgttaaaataatcgagaaattatgcatattacgtaataattgGATACGTGTGTTTCAATAAACTACGGGGAatgttaagtaatttttagaaatttttaaaataattttaaataattcaattcgtaaaaatgcaaaattaaaaagatataagtaagactttatttgaatatttagacAATCTAAATATGGATGatgagataaaaagagaatgcTTTATGTCATTTAtcttctattatatttctattgtatttattataacattataataattttgaataattttttaaaatattttttaaatacatttccaGCGGAAATTTAATGGTATAGtatatttcatcaaaaaaatgttttattgttaataatctgtaatataaattctcgacgcattgtaatattctaaaaaggATATTGGCACCGAAAAATCCGGCCACTTCTCTGCTTTAGCGACACGGAAGATGGCGTCAATCCTGAAATTGCCGTGGCACAGGTGTCACTTGGGAGCAAAAATGGCgtacacacccacacacacatcCGTATACGTATATGTGCGCGCAGCAGGTGTCATCGGATAACgcgttcaaataaattttttcttgccGTGTGTTTGTGTTCGGAGATTGGAgggacaataataataacatgcAGCGCGGATTAGAAGAGGCGCGTGAGCGCGTCTCGTAAACGAGTGCACGCACGATATCGTATTCCTGCCCCCGCCCGACGTGATGTGACGCGTGGTCGCGTCGCGCGCGGAATATATTATAGGACTTCTCGGAAGCGGCTAgcctcgagaaaaaaaaattgcattcgaGTCTCGCGTGAACGGGCGAGCGgatctctctcctctcttctgTGGATTAAAAGCGTATCGGTCGcgcggacggacggacgggtGTTCACCATCCTCTCGCTCGCTCCGCATTTAAATCGCCCTGCACCTCGGAACACGATGAGCCTGTATACGTCATTGAAGGCTCCCTGCGAAGGAATTCTGCTCGCGACAACGCGTGTATCCCATTCATGAAAAAGGCGTCAGCAGTGTCGATGTAAGTCAAATTGGGTTATGTTTCgcgatatgatatatatatatatttttttttttttttttcatgttttgccgcgtaagatatattttgttatatacaagtatgtatgtatgtatgtgtgtgtgtgtgtcgaaTAGTGTGGGAGCTGCTGTTTACATGCGACGTGCCGCTAcaagtgtatgtatgtatatatatgtatatatatatatatgtatatatatatatgtatatatatatatatgtatgtatgtatgtatgcctCTTATTattcgaaagagagagagacggtgtGTGTTACGAATAAATTACCGACGACTTCGCACTTATCGCATTTTTATCCGTatattcgattatatatatacatatgtacgttGAAGAGAAACGTTCGCTGTTTATGAGCGCGTTGGAAATCGCACCTGTGTGAAAGAgttatgtatacatacgtgcgtgtgtgcgaCTTTATTCAAGTTTGCTTAGTTTCTCTGTTTAGTGGAATGTGATGAAACGACGTTCGACTTATCATTTgggaaaaaattttctatcgtGAATAATTTGTTTGTACCACTCAGCTGCGAGCTTtgagaaaaatgaattttttcgaTCAAATTCtttcgatataaatttttcacctCACTCGTCTTGTTTTCAAAACTTTCAATTTTCACGGTAAAAGTTACACGAATATTTAATACCTCAATCTCTTAAAAAGTGaaattgtatatgtaatacgctaaaactattaaatcatcaaaggaaaaagatataagaaattagaaatttactttattattttgaagcaGTTTTCTCTGCTTGTGTGCAaagtattattgtttaaagattgaattttgaaagatttttgaagaatttattgaaattatagcatgtattttatagaaaatttaccgcatgataagtatatttattgcatgATAATAATAGTTACACGCACATTaaacaatacaatttttttatagcttcTAATATTAGTCATTATGgagataatttcatatttgtaATATCATTTACCTATGTTTGATCTAATGTTATCTTTCTGAATCATTCAAGATTAAGACTAAGAAAGACAcgaataagatataaaatgacaaAGCTTCTGATATGATTAATACAATCTTTTTAGGTATCAAAGTAGAAACACACTGTTGGGAGCTGTTAAATGTTTCTAAAGGTTCTTTAAAGttggtaaatatatatacataaaaaacacaagagaaagagaaacggaAACATGGATAGAGGACATGGTGCCACCTACACAGGAGGTGATAATCACCTACTCGAATACTGGGAGGAATATCAGAAAATGATAGAGGAGACAAAAATGTTGGATGATTATTTAGACGAAGAATGTAGTCAACGTAGTTATGATggtttgtattataatatgtaaaaatattaataatatatttaaattacatatttgaaaaCTTTAAAACGTTCTATACAAGAGATAACTTAAAAAGAAGTTggtaaatattctataaatataacattattatttagaatatatgaaataaatattttgtatatttttcttacagaAGGGGAAGAAGAAGCTGAATGGTTACGTGCAGCAGGTTTAGGACAGTTAACAGAAGCATGGAAAGCAGGCAGAGAGGTACAACCGGAGGAATTAGGTGCTGCTTTACGTCCTCTGTCACGAGTTCAAGCAGAAGCTGTGAAACGTCGCGTGAGATCACTTAATCATACAGTTAAGCAACGTTTCAATCAGCGCCAACGTGTTCGTAAACCAGACATTAGAGATGTCTTTAAAGACGTAGAGGtatgtcaataaatttattcaaaagtgttaacaaattataataaataaattacatctttaatttttaaaataatatcaaattaaattaatatcaaatattttaatctgtaatttatagtattgttatattgtttatctgttaattacatttatctttaaagGTATCTAGTACGGGTACACGATCACGTAGCGCTACTCCTGACTCATTGGATTCAATTCCAGGCGCAACACCGGAAAATGCATCACCTCCTTCACCTCCGACAGTCAATGCCATTGAAGATGCACATCAAAAGTAAGTTTATTACAATTGTAATTATGACAATTGTAAACATTAATGTTTGAGATAATTAtcatctgttttatttttcttacaatatgtcatttatttttaattatttaaagtccTAGTGTTCCGAGTTTTGTATCTATATTCCATCGAACGTCAAATGAGGGAAAAGCAACAGTTCGTAGAACACCAAGTGCCCCGCAAACAGTTCTCAATTCTGTACCAGTGTCCGCTCCGACTCCTGCTGCGCCTGTACAAGAGATTTTCCGGAGGACCGGTAATTGGTCGCGAGGGGATGTCGCAAATGATTCTGGTATTATTACCTTTATATcagcatttaataatttatagaaaatcaatagttttattttgaaatataaaatattgtgtacTATATTATACAGAAGGGATTCAGCTGACTGGTTATCATAGATTGGGAACGGTACACATTACTAGACCAGTTCAGAGACATGATAATGATGATCTCAGTAATGTTACAAATGCAGTCCACATAGATACCAAGTCGATTAGAAAATTGGCTGTATCAAAGGAATCAACTCTTcggtaattttaaaacaaataattgctTTTCTAATCATTCtcaaaacatttcttttactTGTCATAATGAATAACATACTATCTTAGACGAAGTGCGGGAAGTCACGCAACAGTAACCCGAAGTCACAGCAGTTTATATGGCTTGACTAGACCAGCGAATGAAAATCGAATAGCTCGTCCATTAAGTCGCACGTCATCGCACGGTCATCTTAGTTTCGAGGAAATGTGCAGAACCAATGAAGCTAAATCTCAATGGTCTTCCGATAATCTTGTAGCTGATGACGATTATGCTCGTCAAGATGTAGAATTATTATCGCAACGAGATCTTACAAGGTTACAACCCCTTTTATGGCTGGAACTTACGGcgattttcgataaatataatataccgcTCACGAGACGGAAACCCAATAAACGACGGAGAAAAAGTGCGTAATATCAAACAATCATACTTACTCCTTTTATACCGCGTGAGTGTCTTGTgttatatatccatatatttgCAGCTGGAAATTTGTTTGGCGTTTCTTTATCGACGCTATTGCTCAGGGACAGTCAATTAACAAGCGAAGAGAATAACATACCATTAGTGTTTCAAAAGATTCTTAATGAACTGACAAAACGTGGAGTAAAAGAAGAAGGTATTCTTCGTGTTGGAGGCCACAAGCAGAAAGTAAGAGAGTGtttaatggaaaataattattaattaacatacttattaattattatttacatataattgtcaatttttcAGGTGGAGATTATTTGTACAGAGCTAGAAACAGACTTTTATTGTAAACCGAAAGAGATGGATAATTTGTTTAAGTGTACTCCATGTCACGATTTATCAGCCGTTTTGAAAAGATTATTACGCGATTTGCCGCAACCCCTTCTCACTGTCGAACTGATTGATGCTTTCTATCAAAGTCATGGTTAGtgcagattttatatatatatatatatatatatatgatatacgtgtcatatatatatatatatatatatatatatatgacacgATATCTTGTGTGCGCACTAAAAAaagatctaaaaaaaatttcttatatatttttttatacatttgtacCCACAGGTGTGAAGAATCCCAGTGACTTGGTGTATTCTCTTAATCTGCTGGTGCTATTGCTGCCTGTCGAACATCGATGTACTTTGGAGGCATTTTTGAATTTCTTGAAACTGGTCATTGAAAATCAGGCATCGAACAAAATGTCAATACACAATGTGGCGATGATAGTGGCACCGTCGTTATTTCCACCCCGCTACATACATCCTCGGGACCATACCGATCTGACCGCTCAAGTAAACATGGCTGCCATATGTTGTCAGGTAACAGAAGCTCTACTTAATAACGTCGACAAGTTATGGTATGTACCGACGGAACTTATAAATCAATTACGTAGACAGTCCGAGGTGGAGAGATATCGTAAGTACAAAAAGAGATACTATTGATTCAGTTAGTTTTTATCGCGTACACGTAACCTCATACTTTGTTatacttttacattaattgtaagttttgTAACATATTAACAAATCGATttcattagaattatttaaagtgaTTCTTGAAGGTATTGATAGAGCGTGCGTaagtaatattctatataatgatGGTGCCTGTCTGCATATTACAAGATTGCAGCATTTTGTCTTtactttgttaattataaaatatttaggttaattaatgttactttttagtaattttttttataatgctcGTTAGtcaattatgatatatttcatttcatttttgaTGATAACAATTACTGTCATATATTACACACACGTTTATTAGAATTTgtacatgtgtatgtacaaATAATCTGTATTTCAAggtgcaataatttaatagaagatttcttcatttctttctttgataaattaaaaattatatatcatttatataggAACAAATTTCTGCATAATGCAAGctgagaaattttatttctggtaagattttatattacgacaaattatttaacttgtaTATGATTgctatgtaaaatatcaattcaTTTAGCAActcatagatatatttatattcttgtgtactataattatctaaatctttctattgataatatttatttacaattgatTTTGATAATATGCACTACAGCAAAGTAGgatatgcaataattattcattatgtatatttttgtgtaatataattcaggaaattatatttctcagatataattatatcattaatcattatcataattttttaaatttattatattgctaaTTGCTAATAATCTATGAAACCTCATTagaatgattataattttgtcgattgtttttcatttaaatgatatctctttaattctatataagaatttaaaaattctgcgAAAGACAGAATCAATTGTCAggtaatgttttatttatcattattcaattcatttaatatatttttgtaaaagatgTAGAATGGTATTTATTCTGATTTCATACCACTGTGTCTTACTCAATGATGTCAATAATATGTGCCTATAAATCTTATACCCGTTTGGGAAAGACGGAAATCCATTATATATAAGGCGACGTTTATGTAAGATTTCTAATGGTGTGTCATTATTGTGACATATCGTTTTTcacaagaataattatatttaccatTCAATATgccatattatatcataagactttgtatatattgtaagttgttatatatttaataaagtgccaaagaaaacaaaaattggaTAGATATTCTCCAAATTGTGCGTTACACGATCTACATATAAGTCTATGTGCATATAGACAGAATAATAtggtgcatatatatatttctatatttttaagagtTGCATCTTTTAAAACTGTTATTATAAAGCAAGTTGTTCTACGTTTTAAAGGTTTTCAAGAGTTTCAGCTTTTGCAGAGATGGGATCGagtctgtaaaataaaaatattgaaatgtataaaattattttagatttataatccAGGCTGGATCGAGCGAAAGAGAATCTACATTTATTACCATTATCCTTTTACGATGATTGTTTTTCCAATTCTAAACCTTGATCCTTTGAATTCTCATTTCCAGATGATACCTGCATATAATTTACAGAATCAACAAatcaatgtaattattattaataaaatggataTGAAGTtctttctcaaatatatatatattagcacCTGTTCTTGTGACTTTGTCCTCGTGACCTGATCCTGGTTTTTATCAGATCCGCTCGAAGCAGTGCTATTGTTCTTTACAGAATGCGTAAGATCAGTTTCTTCCTGTGGACCTAAAAtcgcaaataattttgaaattattcaattaatgtttgatattgtaaattttcttacattttagTGTCTTCTTGAAACCTGtggaaaagaataataaataattatttctatttgattaaaaaattattgattaaaatttcatgtataattattgtgaattataaaatgtaacatattaaattaatctaaaagcgaaaaattctaaaattgagTAAATCATAACGTCACTTACTATGCAATTCATTAATAATCGTCTCAAATCCCATCAAATTTCTGTTATCGAATAGATACAGATTTTTATGACGATCAAAACCGATGGAAGCCAGATCGAGTAAAATCTCCCAGTTATCTTCTAAGCCGATCACAACAATACGATTGCCAGAAGTCTTCATGCGAGCGAGAATTTCTAAATAGCGGGATATGTTGTCTACATCGATGATAATAACTATCAaggtaaataaaatagaagtaaaaattattaagttaaatatacaattaatttatttataagttgtATCATAttcatctttttctatttGCTTTATTTACGTACATATTACGATTTTGCTTCCTTTATACACTGACAATTGCTTATGCCAGGTATTAGAGTCTAGTTGGTCATCCATTTCGTTTTTCATGGCGTTATTAATCATACTTAATGTGGTACAAGTGTCAGTTTGATTGAAAGGCAATTGAATCGGTGGATTCGTGCAGTATATTCCCATTttgagattataatttattctaaaatatgatTGAGATCTTGTGTTCAAATTATTCAtagatttataagaaaaatatcttttctctGTTTAAATACGATATAGTTGATACAATATATcccaaataaatataattaatgtcgGTACTCACGGAAAGATGTTTAGAACCTGTTGTGTAAACAGCAACGATAACGATTGCATTTTTTCATTCGCGTGATCCAAAATGAAGTAATAACCGGCGCTGTTTTGTAGATCGTGATCTAACGATCTCACAATTCGGTTCACATAATCTCCCAATGctacaagatatattttcagaaatatttttataataaatgcaaaattttatctttaaaaaatatgcgcaAAATGTGACGAATAATTTGTACgagttgttaatattaatcttttttaaaccCTTTTAAGTAAAACAGGTTTGATCGCTTTCAATTTATCGTGAATCTATGTTCAATCAAAAACgagttttgaatttaattaatataaataatgtatataaatacattctgTTTGCTGGCAAAAAATTCTTCGTTCTGATTGATCAATCAAACGCTTACTCGAAGTATTTCACTgattaatctaaataatccAAGTATCCATATAGTAATTCAAGACGGAGTTTATAACGTCATTAAATCGCACTCAGAGTAATCAAACTTGCTTCGCTCGAAAACgctactaaatttttttattttatataaaattattatattagatttcgCGCCGAAATCTGAAAATTGTCGATTACCGAGACAAAGCGGAATTTCGAGCCAATTTTTCACGGTGTTCCATCCGTGTTGATGGGTgcagaatatcttttttataccCATTGTCATAAATCCATCGTCGCAGCGTAATTCACAAGATAGCCCATCCGGCGTGTTCTCGCATATCCAGTTACCATTATTTACAGGCGGTGTTACGTTGCACACTGAAATGTCACGCGTGTTTCATTACtttgcgtgaaaaaaaaaaaattatgatacttTTCGCGATACTGTATATCTTTCGTACTTATTTTGCAGACAAACGATTGTTTAATAGCGCAATCGAGACCGTAAAAATACGGCCTCACGTGATCGCTGCGGTCCAGATTTAGGCAGGTTGACGTATGACCGGTGTAACGATCGAGTTCTTCGTCATTCATGTTTGTCCAGGGTGGAAATCCAGAGGAATCCTTTTCGTTTGCGATTATTTGACCGCTTTGTGTCCATTGCCACtcattcttaattaaattcccTCCGATCCAAACGTGAGATATATCTACAGGCGATGAAAGGGAAACTATACAGTTATATAAGCCAAATAAACCACTGTCagttctaatattttaatcgcaTCTCTCttgaatttctatttaaaacaattttataatcaagtaATAAACATACTTTATttcagattaataaataatgattttcaaCTATGATTGATCAAGAAATGAAGATAaaagtacaatataattttattaaattaaatatttaatataaatatgatattatttatattaatataataatgttaatataaatttaatattttaattcaaattatttaattgcctTGATAGTATACCTTTAGGATGATCACCCATCGCTTCGACGATCAAATTAGTAACGTTTATGTCATTCATGTAAGCAAGCACGCTACCCTGTTCGTTACAAAACGCATTGCTCTCCTGCCAGGTCTTCTCCAACGGATAAATGACGTAAATGCTGTCATCATATGTGAACTTTATCGGTTCGTTTAGCCAATCGTAAAGCTCGTCTTTCGGATCTAAAGTAAAAGTATCAAGGATGTATGTGAATAATCTTTAGGAAACGCAATTATCTTTGtgcaacataaaaattttcacgaaTAAAACTGATTTACATTCAACGGCTTATTAAACGCGTTTGACTTATCGTCATGATGATTAGACGGGATGTATACTCTCTCAAAAAAGCCTGGATTTCtgaggaaatttttttgtatctggaGAAATCAGAGACTtctcatgaaattttattaggactaaaaaaaaaattctctctttaataattttgctgttatatatactgtaaattataaatatatatctctatttatattttctctaactagaacatatatttagaatatctttgtttcttttgatgataggaaaatagtcaaaagcaaaaattgtttcaaagGGACTAATATCCTTAcaagcaaaaattttttttttactatgataaaaataaaaggtgatattaaaaaaaatttttgcttatTAGGATAATAGTTCCTTTGAATCGAACAATTTTCGcctttaactttttttcgtATCACCAAAAGGAACAGAGATAGTCTAA from Anoplolepis gracilipes chromosome 16, ASM4749672v1, whole genome shotgun sequence encodes:
- the Tap42 gene encoding immunoglobulin-binding protein 1b: MSEEMLSKGLRPDLSFEGDEKDPTKLSQLFDNAFELFNSINKTQEPTNSPKVQSDVKQTMRMFEDATRLVSIVDMFSDNETFEEVATENIKYFLLPALLGKLTTKICNSDDRLHLVKVSEIYFVDFLKRLKTYGLTDVEIPKINDEKKEAGDKQNKLKNDSSKMLEDMVSRRNAKLQRYKQEKDLESRLETLKKNLDNVNVDDEIKREYFVTLLQLYAVQIVEELNFLETEKTILENMMEMGPMHTMASKSHTTQKRKPAPKLQPIIITRDEIQKKVFGAGYPSLPVLTVDEFYEQRVKDGDWPDPSQRNKINSRCLQDMAKKDTSASDEDSEAILKEEKEERDDTEYLEQARAMDEYKDTHRRGWGNRANRS
- the Conu gene encoding rho GTPase-activating protein conundrum, with the translated sequence MDRGHGATYTGGDNHLLEYWEEYQKMIEETKMLDDYLDEECSQRSYDEGEEEAEWLRAAGLGQLTEAWKAGREVQPEELGAALRPLSRVQAEAVKRRVRSLNHTVKQRFNQRQRVRKPDIRDVFKDVEVSSTGTRSRSATPDSLDSIPGATPENASPPSPPTVNAIEDAHQNPSVPSFVSIFHRTSNEGKATVRRTPSAPQTVLNSVPVSAPTPAAPVQEIFRRTGNWSRGDVANDSEGIQLTGYHRLGTVHITRPVQRHDNDDLSNVTNAVHIDTKSIRKLAVSKESTLRRSAGSHATVTRSHSSLYGLTRPANENRIARPLSRTSSHGHLSFEEMCRTNEAKSQWSSDNLVADDDYARQDVELLSQRDLTRLQPLLWLELTAIFDKYNIPLTRRKPNKRRRKTGNLFGVSLSTLLLRDSQLTSEENNIPLVFQKILNELTKRGVKEEGILRVGGHKQKVEIICTELETDFYCKPKEMDNLFKCTPCHDLSAVLKRLLRDLPQPLLTVELIDAFYQSHGVKNPSDLVYSLNLLVLLLPVEHRCTLEAFLNFLKLVIENQASNKMSIHNVAMIVAPSLFPPRYIHPRDHTDLTAQVNMAAICCQVTEALLNNVDKLWYVPTELINQLRRQSEVERYRKYKKRYY
- the LOC140674399 gene encoding macrophage mannose receptor 1-like produces the protein MFTLYFIVAVVAINAITSTMEMQYESQYQIQETKAGSNTAILEDCKSDPQSVVEYYNVNETQYLFFSQQVTWDEARVLCSYYNAKLASLDTMEKATRIAELIADSNLEIEKALWLGGRRLGNTWSWMYNRVGSQKNEIPVQSNIEDYPPWAREPSRPMKDCLAIDRRAHSYPNFVDLDCRLQRPFICEKRPEDGAGKPIPSKWVRIQRHTYTFYHAKFTWEEAVMYCRLTGARLAIMTNSDVIEILASIMTKARPDFETVWIGAHYTYGQLMWLSTGTSLEPAMDESRYSPRISDKSEKKDGCLLLDRHLDNTPSFVETQCDRKRDFICEEYPKDELYDWLNEPIKFTYDDSIYVIYPLEKTWQESNAFCNEQGSVLAYMNDINVTNLIVEAMGDHPKDISHVWIGGNLIKNEWQWTQSGQIIANEKDSSGFPPWTNMNDEELDRYTGHTSTCLNLDRSDHVRPYFYGLDCAIKQSFVCKIMCNVTPPVNNGNWICENTPDGLSCELRCDDGFMTMGIKKIFCTHQHGWNTVKNWLEIPLCLALGDYVNRIVRSLDHDLQNSAGYYFILDHANEKMQSLSLLFTQQVLNIFPINYNLKMGIYCTNPPIQLPFNQTDTCTTLSMINNAMKNEMDDQLDSNTWHKQLSVYKGSKIVIFIIIDVDNISRYLEILARMKTSGNRIVVIGLEDNWEILLDLASIGFDRHKNLYLFDNRNLMGFETIINELHSFKKTLKCPQEETDLTHSVKNNSTASSGSDKNQDQVTRTKSQEQVSSGNENSKDQGLELEKQSS